The DNA segment ACGTCTTCAGGCACCACGTCTGGGGCTACTCGATCGAGAACGTTCGGTTCTGGGAGGCGACGCTCAAGTTCGGCCTCCTCGCGCTCGTCGTCACCGCGCCGCTGCAGGTGCTCCACGGCGATCTCTACGCCCGCCACGTCTTCGAGACCCAGCCCCAGAAGTTCGCCGCGATGGAGGCCGTCTGGGAGACGGACTCGTACGTCCCCGAGTACATCGTCGCGTTCCCGACCGACGTCGGCGACCTGCTCGATCCGAAGGCGAAGGACATCTTCGGGATCGGCATCCCCGGCGGGGCGTCGTGGCTCGCGAGCGGCGGCGATCCCCAGGCGGTCATCCAGGGCCTGGAGGAGTTTTCGGGACCGCAGCCGCCCGTCGCGATCGTCTTCTGGTCGTTCCGGATCATGGTCGCGCTTGGTTTCTGGTTCGTCCTCCTCGGGGTCTGGGGCGGATTCCGCTGGTGGCGGGGCGACCTCCTGACCGACGACCTCCTCCACAAGGCGCTCATGCTCTCCGCACCGCTCGGGATCATCGCGGTCGAACTCGGCTGGATCGTCACGGAGGTGGGCCGCCAGCCCTGGGTCATCCAGGGCGTCATGCGGACCAGGGACGGCGTCTCGCCGGGGCTGACCGGCGGCGAAGCCGCGCTCACGCTCGCCGGGTTCGCCGTGGTCTACACCGGCATCTTCGTCGTCCACACCTACGTCCTCTATCGGATCATCCGCGCCGGCCCGCCGGCGGTCGGCAGCGACGAGTCGTCTGGCGCCGAGCGAGCCGACTCGGGCGGTGGGCCGACGGGAGCGGGGGAGGGCGGCGGATGAACGCGAGCGCAGCGACGGAGGGGAGCTGATGTCCGTTCTCGCTCGCGTCCCGTCGGTTGCCGCCCCCACCGCCCTCTCCGTCGGCCCGTTGATCGGTTACGCCGGTGGTCCGTCGTTCACTCTCGCCGACGGGCCACTGTTCGGCCTCCCGCTCGCAGAGATCTGGTTCGGCCTGCTCTTCTTTCTCCTCGGAACCTTCCTCTTTCTCGACGGGTTCGACTTCGGTGTCGGCGCGCTCTTCGCCACCCGCGAGGATTCGGCCGAGCGCGAGCAGTTCCTGACCGCGATCGGGCCGTTCTGGGACGGCAACGAGGTCTGGCTCGTCGTCT comes from the Halovivax cerinus genome and includes:
- a CDS encoding cytochrome ubiquinol oxidase subunit I, coding for MIDPVLASRVQFALTTIVHIVFPVLTMGLAPFLIYFTWKDIRTGEAIYEQLRRFWTRIFAVSFAIGTVTGIVLEFEFGTNFAAFSTTAGDLFGGPLALEGLLAFMLEATFLGIFVFGRERVGNALYMLSALAVGIGTWLSAVWILIANSWMQTPRGYELAREGGQPVVTLVDPIAAYANPRFPWMFVHMQNAAVESVALFMAGVGAYYVFRHHVWGYSIENVRFWEATLKFGLLALVVTAPLQVLHGDLYARHVFETQPQKFAAMEAVWETDSYVPEYIVAFPTDVGDLLDPKAKDIFGIGIPGGASWLASGGDPQAVIQGLEEFSGPQPPVAIVFWSFRIMVALGFWFVLLGVWGGFRWWRGDLLTDDLLHKALMLSAPLGIIAVELGWIVTEVGRQPWVIQGVMRTRDGVSPGLTGGEAALTLAGFAVVYTGIFVVHTYVLYRIIRAGPPAVGSDESSGAERADSGGGPTGAGEGGG